The window AGCTCGCAAACTCTGAAGTTTTCTTCGGAGAAGGTTCATCCCTTTGCTTATCGATAATGGGTTTTTGATTGGTTGCCGGAGAAAACAAGGGGCTCTTGATTAGTAAGTATGTGGATTTTTGTACTAGTCAGAACTTCGGGGCGATGTTGAATTTTATAAATTTATAAATTGATGAAGTGTTCATACGGCCCATAATAGTCGGCCAAGTTAGGTTACAAGGATACTCCTCGTTTGGATTTATGTAAGGCGCATGTGTATTGTTGGATAATCTATttgacaaatgaaatatgagttaCATGCCGTAATAATTGAATAAGAAATGAATACTCCATTTTTTCTGATATGATATGTATTTCAAATTGATGATCTAGAAAAACATGGATGCCCTGTAAACAGAAAGTGGACAAGATATGATCATGAATTCATGAGTACATCACCTCTCACCACAATGTAACTACGACCACAATGCAACTATGCAAGAGCCACATAAACGGACAAAACATGCAAGAGAAGGGCTCTAAAGCAGCGCCTAGGAGCCAGCCGTGGGATTTAACAATTTTATGGTCAATCATGAGCAAGTCATGTAATGATAGCTAAGTGCATTGACAGTGCAACAATGCAACAATTTGGGTAATAAGGAGCCAAACCGCGCCAATGCTGACATATGTTAGAATCTTACGGATGCTAGCGAGAGCTGCCATAATCAAGGTTTCCATGCTCGATAAAGAAATAATAGAAAGGAATGTGTTGTGGAAGGGGTTCACTCGCATCAATGCAAAAATGTTAATACAGTACGTGTTACTTATAGCTAATCAACACTTGCACGCTTAACATCACGTAACTAGACTATGTTGAAGTCCTTAGTTAGAACCCGACTTCATCAAGGATGTACTCAACGTCGGTAAAGCACTCTCATGCTCCAAATGGAGGCCCTGCTTTAGTCTCAGTGAAGCACCCTCACACCCCGGGTGAAGGACCCGCTCGGGCTTGATGACACATCCTCACGCTCCATGTGAAGGCCCTGCTTAGCCATGGTGAAACTCCAGGAAAAGAATTTGCTCATCCTCACACTCCAATTAAAGCTCTCATGCACTGAAGGCATCATCATATCGCTAGGTCGCAATATTGCAAGCCTTGCTCATCCAGAAAAGATTCCGCTCATCCTCACACTCCAGTTAAAGTTCTTGCCagtcatggaagaggcttaggaCTGAGCCAACAGACCCTAGGCTCTCCCATTGGACTGCATAATCGAGTTGCATCTCAAGCTTGGTTCCATTCCTAGGACTAGGTAGAAATTGTTGTAGTGTAGACAACATGTGAGCAAATGGTATCTCGTCGTTAGTGCTTGCGGAAATAAAGTCAGTGAGCGTGTGTGTACAACCTTATGGGAAGGCTATCCAACAACGAGACAAGGTTGACACGTTGATTTATTTTGAATGGGTTCGGTCACCTTGTGGGAGCGTCGCTTAATCCTGTGTTAGGAGAGGCGACAAAGGGAGTGTCTCGACTAGTAGATGAGATCCATGGTAGGGTTGTCTTGGAATTCCCCACGATGAGAGAAATGCTCGACTAGTGAATCGAGTCGAAGACAAATCCACCTAAAAGCTCCCATTGCCTTGACGGTATTCGAGCCCCACGAGGTGCCTCAAATCCGTCCCGAACCTTAAAGCTCTTCTCAGGTCACTTGGAGGCCCCTCCCCTTGAGCTCTATTCAAGTGAGAGGAACGGTTATATGCCCCTTCGATGAGAGAAATATTGTAAAACCATCTTAGGATTCCTCATGCCCTAGAGAATAATATATATAATAGATCCTATGACATATTCTTGTAAGTCCTATATGGCATATTCTTGTAAGTTTACCCAAATATCCTTTAGtcatgtgaagaagaccaagggcATCACCGTAATCTATATATGAACACGAGATGTAAATATGTTGAACTTTTCCAATAAATAGAGGCACCCCTTATACCCAAGGGGGGCCTTTTATCTTCTCATGACACTTTCTCCTTTCTCCTTTCCTATGTCCTTGTCCCTTTTCACCTCCTCGGTGAAACTAGGTCTCACACTTCATCTCCTCTTGCATTATCCTTTCACTTCCTAGGTTGAGCAATGCCGCATTTGGGTGACCTTCAAACAGTGAGCAAGTCGAGGTCACGTGAAGTGCATGAATCCTCCTTCCTCCGTGTGAAGGTACGTCTCCTTAAGTCCTCATAGTCATACGAAGGTAGCCTCATGGGAGCAAGGCTTGCAAGGTTGTCATGCTCGACTCCCAAACACACACTCATAGTCGGTTCACGTAATCAAATTTGAGCGCCACAAATTCATTGTTTAGGTTTTGCTCGCTAACAGAATGGAACCATGGTTGGAAGAAATGGCACAACATAGACTATACATTATTTGGTATTGGGATCGGAGAGAGTCCCATTTCGGAGAGAGGTTAAGAGTGGGAATCTTTGGTAGACCCATAGAGTTTCTGCTCTAACCACAGATGTCATTTCCACCTTGTGATAGGAGCCATGCCAAACACGGTGTCGCAAAATACTGCAAAGCACCGCAAAGTATCATGTTTGAAAAAAAATCGCCACAACACTATTCATTTAAAATGGATGGCATCCTGGAGTAGAGCAGTGGCCGCATGGAGTTTAAAAAATTACTCTAATGATGACTTAAGAGAGAGAAAAAAGGTAAATATTAAAAAAAACGGCAAAGAGAAACAAGCAAAAAGAGTATGCCTAGGTCTATTCTTAATGAGGAGCTACAATTTACTACAAAAGGACACATGACAATGGATATGGTATGGTGCGGGTACAATAATCCAATATCCATATCCCCGACTTGCATGGGCATACAATCCTACTCCTGCCCTAGCCATCGGGCACAAACCATGCTCATGCCCATCCCCAATAGGCATCCATGCCCGCTGGGTACTCATCGGGCACATCAACACATCATTGTAGGGAATGGTGTAATTGCTAGGTCCATATGTGGCGGAGGAACCACAACAAGTTCCTAGGGTTGGTGAAACGATGATTGAGAGGAGGATGGTGGCGGGGTATTGCAGGGGTAGTGCGAGTAGAGCATAGAGAATGACTGTGGTATGACTGTCTAGTACTTCATAGTTATACAAATAATAACTTAGTTCTATTGCCTACCGTAACTAGTCGGGTAGGGTTTGAGCATAACCAAAAGTGTCCATGCCCTACCATGACTAGTCAAGTAGGGTTTGGGCATGCCCATGAGAACAGATATGTGCTCATACTCTATCTATGTAGATCAAGTACCCATGGGTAAAATTGTCATCCTTCACACACCTCTCTTTAACTATGAGGCACAACTCAAATTTCTTTAATAGCATAGCACTTATGCATGGATTTGGGTAATCACCTTTTTGTCGGCCCACCAAATTACTCTAATTAAGTACTCTATGATGTCTTAAATATTGTATTGGTTTTAGAAAATATAAGTAGGGAAAatgcatgtactccctccattccataatTCTTGTCGTGGTTTTAGCTCAGTTTATGTAATTATTTTGCCTTTTCAAGGCAATAAAACACTTTATGATATATAGGAGTATTTTTTAACTACTACCTCATGTCACTATTATAAGATTCTTTCTGATTtggatgtatatagatgtatttCAGTGTGTTTTGTTCCCTCATTTCAGTtcatatgtactccctccgttcccaaatatttgtctttctagagatttcaacaagtgactacatacgaagcaaaatgagtgaacctacattctaaaatatgtctacatacatccgtatgttgtagtccatttgaaatgtctagaaagacaaatatttaggaacggagggagtagttcatattgaaatatccaaaacatcttatatttgtgaacagaGGGAATACCACATTTTTCCCTTTCAGTCAAAAGAACTGACAAATCCTGGCAAATTCTGCCCCATCCATAGAAGTCCTAGCAACAAAATCTGAAGTTATCTGATATTTGCATATGCTGAAAGCGGTGATATCCATTTCAGTCAACAACACGCACAGATCGCTGTAGGCGGATTCATCAAACCTGTAGTAACTACGCAGCCCTCCCAGATCGCACAAAAGTTTGATGTAAACCTCTGTACCAGCAAAAAAAGCACATACCAAATTGATTCCCTGTGCAAAACATTCTCCTTCTGAACGAATATTACACTACACATTACATCACGTTACAGGAAAACATAAACAGATTACCTCTGCAGCAGAAAAGCATACGTCCTACCAAAACCAAGCAAATCAAAATAGCCAATTATCTACATCCTCCCGGTCCCACATCACAAGCAGCGTTTAGATGTGCAACGCGCTCATATCCAGCTCCCCGCTCTCAAGAACCTCCCTAACCTTCTTGTCGCACTCATCTTCTTCGTCATTCTGTTCTGGTACACTGACCTTCGCATTCTTTTCCTCATCATCCGATAACTCGTCCGCGTAGCCATAGCCTGATGTGCTTGATCTCGGCTTCTTCCTTGCGTCTTGCACAATCTCCATGATCTCTTGGGTTGTTTGCTTCGAGAAAGAAGGCACGCTGCTGCTCCTCTCGTAGTAGTCTGCTTGAGCTTCCTCTGTGAGCTCCCGCGGCAAGTTCTTCAAGAACCATGGGTGGCTCTTTATCTCCTTCATTGTGATTCTCTATAGAAGATAGAAAAATGTCACATCAAAGCAGGTACACTTATGGACACGTCGATCTTGCAATCTGGAGAGCTGAGACCAGTACCTTTGTTGGATTGCTCACAAAGATAAGAGAGATGAGCTGTCTGCAATCAGCAGATATGAGAATATTGTCTGGGATGGTATAGTCGACTGCTGCTATTCGCTGCAAACAAAGATAAGCGACCGGCATTTGTGATTTGTAAATTTTGGGTGGCGAAAGAACTTCTATAGGACTAGGCTATCACCTGAATGATCTTCTTAATATTCTTGGGGTCATCCGGGTCTTCAAATGGGTAGGCTCCCACAAGCATGACATAGAGAGTCACCCCACAGGACCATACATCTGCCATCTGCACTACCAAAATACACTTGTCAGCATTCAGTTACACCCTGTACTACTAAATATGTTTATCGATTGAATGACCTTCACCAACTTCCCTCTTCTTATTCTAAAGCCGTTTATGGAACTATGAATCAAGAGATCGTTGTACAGTACATCAGATTAATATGGCGGGGCCTCTTTCTCATTTGGCAATGTGTAAAACAAAACAATCTAAGAGAAGTCAGCAATGAACTGATTTTGGTCAACAAAGATAGGATCTACAGAACAATGATGAAAGAATGGTATCATTTCTTTTTTAAAACgaaggcaaaagatttgcctcaaAAGAGTATTAAATAAGAGGAGAATAGAGTTTGTTTGTGTTACAACATCATTTCTTCAGGAACAGAGTGAGTGAAGTGTGAACTCCAGCTTATCACAATTCACATCTTGAGCCTTTTCTCTGTACGAAAATCAGGCCATGCACTACTAAACCGATGGAGGGTGTTGGATAAAAATTCAAACGATCAATTAAATTTTGCAGAACTCAAAAGAACTTAGCAAGATAATTCCTAGTTTCTCTTGATAATAAATATTGCAGATATTGTATGATTACTCAGCAGTAGCTAGTAAGAGGGTGTTCAATCAAATAACTATATGTGCAGCTATGTTCATCAATGAAAATCAATAATGTTGATGAATACACATTATTTGCAAAGGGAATGCCAATTGGCCAAGCTAATTCTGCTTTCACAAGGGGTGCCAAAGTCTGAATAAAAGTGGCAAAACAGGGTGATTTTTTTCACAATTGTATGAAATGGTGAAAATAGTTTTCCTGAATGGGGGGTAGTGGCGATTACTTGCCAATTTTACTTTCCCCAAAACCGGCAACTTCCATGAGCCAAGTCCCTTCCTCACATGATATTAATGTTGAATCGAATTCTCCATAATCAAGACACAAAACTGTGGGCGATCAGATTCAACTTCCTTCAAAAACTCGAAACCGTAAATGCAAGCACATCCTATACCATATCCTATCGCAGTGTTGTACAATTTTTTATGTAGGAACTTCCAACCTTTGCCACCTAAAAGAGTTTGGTAAAACTTCCACTCCTAAATTATGGTGCTCAGCCAAACAACACTTCAGGTTTGCTCTGCGTGGCAAATCATTCTTTAAGTAATGCAGTATGTCAACATCATGGAGTATTTATGTGCATGTCATCGTGAAAGGAAGAACCTTAAGTGGCGTGCTCTTACCGGATGCGCTTACAAAGGTCAGAAACATAAAACGCATGTCATATATAAATAAGAGATTCTTTTAGGTTACCTTCCCATCATATTCCTGGCGACGAAGAACTTCCGGTGCAATGTATGCTGGCGTCCCCACTGCAGATTTGGGCCTTGAATGTAGTACTGACGACTGTCACAAAATGGCGAAGAGTTCATTTTTTAGCAGCAAACAGCAAATAGTTATTCTTACGCAAACGTACAGAAACATGACAGGATTTACAAGGCGTGGACCACCCACTCCACTCTTATGAGAATTGACAACCAACCTTGGAGTACCCAAAGTCGCATATCTTGAGCCGGGGAGCCGGGCTACCATCCAGGAGAACATTCTCCAGCTTCAAATCTCTATGGCATATTTGCTGGCAAGCAGTAAAGTGATTGCAACATTTAGCATATTATCAGGTCCCACTCACATTTATTTGAAAATTCACGCTGGCACTTTCTACTCAGGGAATGATGTGAACTGTAACTTGCTTGATGTCCAGCTAATATAAGAGAGTAATTTACTGCTTCTGCATACCATGTGATGGCAGTAGCTTACGCCGCAGATCAGCTGCTGGAAGAAATATCTGGCCTGCAGTAATAAGCAGaggaaagaaaaaaaacacaAAACAGTAAATTGACTCTGGATTTCGTACTACTTCTGCTGATGAAAGAAGATCAAGACGAGGGTTACAAATTGTGACCTCGTCCTCGCTAAACCGGCCACGATCGACGATCCGATCAAAGAGCTCGCCACCCGCCGCATACTCCATCACGATTGCAAGATGCGTCGGTGTTAGGATCACCTGTTGGAAAATTTCCAATGTAAGCACCCAAGATTCTCAGTTTGAAATGGGAAACGCCTTGTGCCAAACAAGTGCAGAAAAACTTCAGACTCGGAAATTTCCCAATCAGTTACATATGCACGCGCCCGTCCAAACTCTaaagcatgtaaaaacacattactaaGCGTCACCGGAGGAGGAAATGTTTCCCTACAGAGCAGCCAATTAAACCCAAGAGGACAAACGCAATGAATAAGGGATTTTTACAGCTGGTCGCTCCGTTTCCAGATGAGAAGGCGCACCTCTATGAACTGGATGATGTTGGGGTGCCGAAGCGAGCGGTGGTTGACGATCTCCCGGTACACATTCTCGTCAATCTGCGGCCAGCCATCAGAAATTCAGACCCAATTGGAACGCACAGAACGAACCCCCGGAACGGAGAGCAACAGAAATCGATAAATGAATTGATTTAAGGAGCGGAGGAGCCCCGACCCGGTGGCCGCGCTCGATGAGCTTGACGGCGACGAGCCCGTCGTTCTCGCGGTGGCGCATCAGCCGGGCCACCCCGAAGTTTCCCGACCCGATGTCCCGCACCTCCTCGTACTTGTCCATCCCGGTGAGGGGCgcggccgtcgccgtcgccgtcgtcatcggCGCCGGTGCGGAGCGGCGAGGAGGGGCGGGGGCCGGCGGGGCAGCTCGACGAATCGACCGGCGGGTACAGGTGGCGGTGTGGTCTGTGGCGCCTGCGTCGCTTTCCGGCCTGGCGCTCTGTGCGTCTCGTGCGTGCGCTCGCCGGGTATATATAGACGCGCGTCGTGTGCGCGTCCGACTGTACCCGAGATTCCGAGACTGGCTGTGACTGTATCCGTACCGTATTCCTTTCAAGATTTTTGTAGTTTATGTTTCAACAATCCTTTTCCTGCTCCAGCTCCACAAAAGGCTTCAACAGTAGACTGCAGATGGTTCGAGAACATGATCTAATGTTTTCCCGGCTTAGTAgtctttatttatttttaattaaATCCTAAGCTGCGTGTGAGGACGCGGCGTCGCACGCGAAGGGGAGGTGGAGGTTTGACCTCTGTGGGTGGG is drawn from Aegilops tauschii subsp. strangulata cultivar AL8/78 chromosome 1, Aet v6.0, whole genome shotgun sequence and contains these coding sequences:
- the LOC109739589 gene encoding serine/threonine-protein kinase SAPK4, which produces MTTATATAAPLTGMDKYEEVRDIGSGNFGVARLMRHRENDGLVAVKLIERGHRIDENVYREIVNHRSLRHPNIIQFIEVILTPTHLAIVMEYAAGGELFDRIVDRGRFSEDEARYFFQQLICGVSYCHHMQICHRDLKLENVLLDGSPAPRLKICDFGYSKSSVLHSRPKSAVGTPAYIAPEVLRRQEYDGKMADVWSCGVTLYVMLVGAYPFEDPDDPKNIKKIIQRIAAVDYTIPDNILISADCRQLISLIFVSNPTKRITMKEIKSHPWFLKNLPRELTEEAQADYYERSSSVPSFSKQTTQEIMEIVQDARKKPRSSTSGYGYADELSDDEEKNAKVSVPEQNDEEDECDKKVREVLESGELDMSALHI